The DNA segment GTAGGTATCAGTCTCGACTTATTGGGAGTAACTAGCTTGAGTGGTTTAAAACTCACAGCACATAGTGGCCATCATGGCCCTGACTTCAAATTCATTGCCAGAAAAACAACACCAGAACCAACAACTGTTCTGGGTTTAGGCGCAGTAGCAACCCTTGCTTTCTTACGCCGTCGCCAATTCAAGCTTAATTCTGTTAAATAATCATGATGAGCTACCTATAGCAAGACGGATGAAACAGTGAGCGAAGAAATTAGTTATCAGCTCACTGTTTTTTTATATGCCCCTGAACCCATACAATTGAGATATATTTTTAAACATTCTTCCTTCATCTCATTACTGTAAGTTCTTGAAGGTTAGCAGTTATCAATAAACTTGCGACCACAACTAACACATATGTAATTCTATTTACCACTTTTTCTCCCGTTATTACGGATATGGATTGAATCACAACTGGGACAATTCATATTCAAGTACCTACTAATTGATACTCCATTATGCAACGCCGAAAAATAGCTGTACTGAGCGGTTAATTTTAGTTTCAGACCATCAAACAGCAAAAACGCTGGTTTGAACTGTAAAATATTAATCATTACTCATACAGTCGCCATTATTCATGTACTTTGCCATAATTAATAACTAAATTGCTAATGAGGCATAGCAGCTGAATAATGACAGATAACCAAGTCCAAATTCACCTACTTGTTGGTATCAGGGGGTTGACTTTATTGGTTTTCTACACCGAAACTGATTGCTGGCAGTTCCGGTTTCTCAGTTTGGGTGGTGCTGTATTTGGAGAACGCAAAATATATTTCACAGCCCAAGCAGCTGAACAAGCCGGACGTGAATGGATTAATAAAGATTTTGAGGATTGAGTCAGCAGTATGTAAACCTAAGAAATAGTTAGTTCCCCTGGCTTTTGCAAGCGACGTTTACGTGCATAAAATTGAATAATTACTGCAAATAGTAGAGAATTTAGAGTGGACAGAAGTCAAACTGACGGCTCCTGAATGATTTGAGATGGAAAGTGCTTGGTTAGTGGTAGCCAAAAATCATCGGGTGAATCGGGATTGGAAAGCTTTAATACAGCGTCATCCAGAAAACACTCTTCGCAAACCTTTATGCTGAGTTATCCAGAAATACCAGCATCTATAAAGCAATTATCTTTATCCATTGTGATAAGAATACAGTGTCCAAAAAATAGATTTCCATCGTTATAGTAGAACGCCACTTCACCATCTGGAGAAAAGACTAATCCTTCAAGCATCATTCGGTTTTTGAAATCTTCAGGTGTTAAAAATATCTCGTCTTCATCGAGCCATGTTTCATTCTTAAGTTCTAACAATTTTTTTACAGCATATTCTTCTGCATTTTTAGCATAATGCTTCAGATGTCTTACAAAACTACTAGCTCTAGTCAATATTGATTCGAGTTTATTGTTATCTTCTATTGAAATGCTAATTGAAAGTTGTGTTTCATAAAAAACGACTTGACCTTCATAACAATCAAATTTGGTGTCATACCTTAGCTCTCCTAAAATTTCGTGCTTGATATTGGATAAATTCATGTGTTGAGCAATGATGAAATAAATATACGAAATTAATTGAGAAAGATTGTCTAATTATTAATTAATTTGGCATTTACTACTAATTTGAGTTTAAGTTACAACCAGTTATAGCTGAATTTTGTTGTGATTAAAGCTTAAAATATATTGATTCTTTTATCAACCAATCAATCTTATGGGTACACAACCAGAAAACATGAGGTTATGCTCTTAATGCTTGTTACAGCAGATAGTAGAAAATGACATCTGTAGCTCAACGTCAGATGAGAAGCGCACAAAATTTCTTACTTTATTCACCAAAAGCAAGCCATAGGAATGATTTTAAGAGCCAATGCGGTGCATTTCTATTGCTCGGCCGCACTAATGATACTGGTGTTTGTTCTGGAACTGACAAAGCAAAACCTGTATCAACCAGTATGTTTAGCTATGATTCGCATACATAAACGGAAGGTAATATGGCAAATCCTCTTTCTTCATTGTTGAGAAAGATAATGAAGCATAGTCCACTGCAATCATCAGCAAATAGGGTGATCTTGACGCTCGTGCTTATTTTTGCTTTTATCATCGTTTTATTTGTGTACGGTGGTTACCGAGATAACGCTCTCATCACAGCTTGTAAAGAACAAGGTGGTACTCTCGTTTACCGTACACAAGTTCAAGAATTTTTAGACGACGGACGAGGTAGTGGGGGTATTAGCCAAGAATTTCAGGTTTTTGATTATTGTAAATTTGATTCTAAATAATCTACCCGATACTCACACCTGTTTAGGAGAAACAGCCATTGTCGAGCAAGGAGATTGCACAGTTGGGGCGGCTGAAAGCCTTATAAATGAAGATTTTGAGGTAAGTAATTTGATTTTTTTTGAATTAGCTTTCTTACTTACAGATGGGGTATAGGAAATTTTTCCCTACCCCATCCCCAAATTTAAGCGTTACCGTGACTGACTAACTTTTCCCCTTTCAACATCCGCACTGCGGCTTCTAGTAAAGCCTCTTCTAGGTAAGGTTTGGTGAAGTATCCACTAGCACCGAGTTGAATTGCCATTTGTCTGTGTTTATCTGCACCTCTTGAGGTGAGCATAGCAATGGGTAAATGGTTAAGGGTGGAGTCTTTTTGAATACGTGAGAGCAACTCTAGACCGTCGCAACGAGGCATTTCAATATCGCAGAAGACGATATCACAAGGTAGACCAGAACGCAGCTTGTCCCAGGCTTCCTGACCATCACGAGCTTGTTCAACGCGATAACCCGCTTTATTAAAGGTGAGGGATAGCAATTCTCGGACGGTGATGGAGTCATCAACAATCAGCACAGTCGGATCAATCTTCACAGCCGGAACTTCGATCGCAATTGGTGGTGTCTGTTGCCAAGGTGCGCCACCAGCGTGTTTAGACATTCTTCCTTGGAAGATATCGATAATTTCCAGTACATCAGCAATGGGCATAATGCGACCATCACCCAAAACTGTAGCCCCTGCTACACCTATTGGCTTAGGTGCTGGGCCTTCAAATTGTTTAATAACAATTTCTTGCTCACTCAATACTTGGTCAATCTGGAGAGCGATTAAAGTATTACCCGATCGCACGACGACGACAGAAATCATATCATCATCCCTGGTTCCTCCGTAGACGTTACCGCGACCGAGTTGGCGATTGAAAGTTAACAGGTCTTTCAACGGTCGGAAGGGTAAGACTGTATCCCGCCAAGAAATGAATGATTGTCCATCAGGATTATGTTGGACGTTTTTGCTTGGTATATCTAAGGTATCTTCCACACCATCCATCGAGAAGGCGATCCGTGCTTTATCGGATACACAGCACAGAGCCTTACAAATACTCAAGGTTAATGGTAGACGAATTGTGAAGGTGGTTCCTTTGCCAACAGTAGAATCTGTATTTACCGCCCCGCGAATTTCGCTAATTTCGGAACGCACCACATCCATTCCCACACCACGACCAGCAATTTCATCAGCTTCATCTTTGGTACTAAAACCAGACTGGAACAGTAGGTCATAAATTTCCAGGCGGGAAATAGTTCTAGCCTGTTCTAGTGTCATGATTCCCAACTTCACTGCTTTGGCCTTGATCCGTTCTGGATCAATTCCTGCGCCGTCATCCCCTACAGAAATTACAGTTTGGTTTCCTTGGTGAAAGGCGCGGATGGTAATAGTTCCCACGGGTGGTTTACCTGCGGCTTCCCTGATTTCCGGGGTTTCTATACCATGAGCGATCGCATTGTTGAGCATATGGGTCAGTGGGTCATTGAGATGATCCAAAATCATCTTGTCAATGAGGGTATCGCCACCTTCAATCAATAATTCCACCTGTTTACCAAACTTGATCGCATTGTCGCGCACTCCTCGCCGCAAACGGTCAATTGTCTGAGAAAATGGCACCATCCGGGCGCGTGTCAGCCCTTCTTGCAGTTGAGTTGTAACTTGGCGGAATTGTCTGGCTACTCGTTCGGTTTCTTCGGTGACGAAATCAATGTCACTCGCTGACTCCCTCACCCTGACAATCAATTCAATCATTTCCTGAGACAGTGTGTGGAAGGGAGTAAAGCGATCCATTTCTAATTCACTAAAACCGCGATCGCTATTTGCATCCGGTACTTCGTAGACAGGCTCTCTAGTTTTGCGACTAGCTAATAAAGATGCTTCTAAAAGCGATCGCTCATACAACTCCTGCATCCTTGCACCTACGTCTGAGAGCTGTTGCACCTGGACTAGCAAGTTATCTAATGATTGTCTCAGTCGTTCATGATCCTGCTCTAAGGTGTTGCGATTGACTACTAATTCACCGACCAAATTGCTCATTTCATCCAACTGCTTGACCGGCACTTTCATCGTTTCTTCAAATCTCGCCGTCCGTCGATTAGAAGTACGCGGAGTTTTGCCTACTGTTGGTTTGACTGGTGATGAGTGGGAGATAGTTTGGTCTGCTTCTGCTAACAGTTTCTCCAGATCACTAAATTCATCTCCTAATGGCGCTGGTGTTACAGAAACAGGAGGAGGTGTTTTGATGATTTTAGCTACAGCAGGTGGTTCATCCAGTACTGTTTCCGGACTGTCTTCACCCAGAAGTGCTTCTAAAGCTGCAAAATCATCTCCTGCTATGGAGTCGTTATCAGCACTGGATGTAGCTTCTTCTATTTCTAACAATGCTTCTAAATCAGCAAAATCATCTTGAATATAAGTATCTGACTTGACTGATTCTGGGATATCTACTTCAGTAGAAGCCACATTTTCCACTTCAAACTCGGCTACGTCCTTCGTGGCTGGAGTTATATCTACTAAAAGCCCTGATGAATCTGCAATGTCTTCTGGATTTTCATCATTGGTCAGAGCTAGCTCCAATTCGCTAGATTCTGAAGTAGATAAAGTAATATCCTCAACCGGAATATCTGTGAAGTTGTGAGTTTCCGCGATTAACTCATCTAAGGTTAATTCCGATAAATCATCATCTAACTCCAGTTCACTAGTTTCTGCAACTGTTTCTAAACGAGAGGAATCATCAGTCTCATCAAAAGTGATATCTGTCAAATCACTAGTTGCGGCTGATAAATCATCACCTAACTCCAGTTCACTAGTTTCTGCAACTATTTCTAAACGAGAGGAATCATCAGTCTCATCAAAAGTGATATCTGTCAAATCACTAGTTGCGGCTGATAAATCATCACCTAACTCCAGTTCACTAGTTTCTGCAACTGTTTCTAAACGAGAGGAATCATCAGGCTCATCAAAAGTGATATCTGTCAAATCACTAGTTAAGGCTGATAAATCATCATCTAAATCCAGTTCACTAGTTTCTGCAACTGTTTCTAAACGAGAGGAATCATCAGTCTCATCAAAAGTGATATCTGTCAAATCACTAGTTAAGACTGATAAATCATCATCTAAATCCAGTTCACTAGTTTCTGCAACTGTTTCTAAACGAGAGGAATCATCAGGCTCATCAAAAGTGATATCTGTCAAATCACTAGTTAAGGCTGATAAATCATCATCTAAATCCAGTTCACTAGTTTCTGCAACTGTTTCTAAACGAGAGGAATCATCAGGCTCATCAAAAGTGATATCTGTCAAATCACTAGTTAAGGCTGATAAATCATCACCTAACTCCAGTTCATTAGTTTCTGCAACTGTTTCTAAACGAGAGGAATCATCAGTCTCATCAAAAGTGATATCTGTCAAATCACTAGTTGCGGCTGATAAATCATCACCTAACTCCAGTTCACTAGTTTCTGCAACTGTTTCTAAACGAGAGGAATCATCAGTCTCATCAAAAGTGATATCTGTCAAATCACTAGTTAAGGCTGATAAATCATCATCTAAATCCAGTTCATTAGTTTCTGCAACTGCTGGTGCTGAAAAATCAATACCTGTTTCTAAACCAGAGGAATCGTTTGTTTTTTCAACTGATTGCTGTACATCTAAAACGCTTGCAGTTGTGAATAAATCATTATTATCTGAAGTTTCTCTACTTTCTATAACCAGAGAATGGTTATTCTCATTTATTTCACTAAATAAATCAACTTCCGATTCGTCAACAGGAGATAATTCTTGAATTTGGGTGGTAAATTCGGGGATAAAATCTAAAACTTCTGGTTGTTGTGAAAAATCATGAATTTCTGGTGAGGAAACTTCACTACTTTCTCTTAAGAATTGGATGTCATCACTAATAATATTAATCCCATGAGTATCATGCGTATTTGCGGTTAATTCCTCAAATAAATCATCACCTGTATCTGATGCAAATAGCAAATCTAACTGCTGCTCGTCCTGCAAGAAAGTGATATTTAAATCATCTGGATCTAAACTTTCATTCAATGGTGATGTAAATTGTCGGTTTTCAACAAAAATATCTCCAGAAGCCGCAGCCTCAAACAAACTCTCTTCTAAAGCCTGAGCTATATCTTCCTCTATTGCAGACTCTAATATTTGCTCCGGTTCTACTTCAGTTTCCGAGTTCCATAAATCCGCTAAGTTATCTACTGTTGGTGCAAATTCTAATGTTGTTGCTGGTGGTAAATCAAATAAATCACTAATTTCTGATTTATCGGTTGATAATTCCGTATTTTCTTCTAAATCATTAAATAAGTTATTTAATGATAAATCTTCTGACAATGTTATTAGCTGCGGCTCGGAATTAGTAGGTAGCTTAGTGTCTTCTAAACCCACCACATTTATATCTGTATCTAAAAACAAATCATCAAAATTACTTGAAACTTTTGTCTGCTCTAATTCATTGCCAGCCTGTATTTTATCATTGATCTTCAATGCCAATAAATCGTCTATGACATCATTGGAATCTGGTAACTGGTTAGTATTATCTCTAGCTTCTTGTATTATTTCACCGGCAGTAACTGGGGCTTTAAATAAATCAAGTGATTCTAAATTATTTTTTTCTAAGAAGTTTTCCCCAAACAATAAGCTTAAGTCTTCTGTATTATTTATAGTGTTCTCAGTCTCTTCTTTATCTTCTTCCAGTGATAGAAAATCGGCGATATCACTATCAACTTCTTCACCTGTACTTTCGCTGGCATCCACACCTAAATTACTAGTATTGTTAATATCAATAATTTCTTCTTGTTGCCATGTTTCATCGAATTCTGGTGTCTCACCCTCAAACAAGTCAGCAAGAGTATTTAACTCAGCTAATCCTACTTCTGGCCCGTGGGTGTGAGTTTTGTTAGTAGTATAGGTTGTTTGGTCGTGATGATCAAATGGAATATCCTTGTGTGCAATATTTTCTGCTATTACACTTTGCGGCGCAAGTTGCTCAGAGATTTCGGTGAGACTAGTTACACTGTCTTTTGGTGACTCAATTAAAGGCGCCCTAATTTCCTTATTAGTAATTGTAGGTTCAGGTGTGGGGGTTATTGGTGTTATGAATGATTGACTAATAGCAGTGGGAACATCACCAAGTAAATTTTGTGCTACTTCTAACAAGGGCATTTCTGGAAAACCCCAGAGTGCTTCTAGTCGGTGACTAATTGTGATCTCAGATTCCCTACTTCGCAGAACTAATTCTTGAGCCTGTTTAATTTCTGTAATGACAATTTTAGCTAAAGTCAGATAAGTATTTTCTTGATTAGCGATCGCATTAGCTGCGGCTTTGCATAAATTACACCAGTTAGGCAAATTCCACGTTTTTCCCAGTTTGACTAGCTGATTGCAGCAGTCCTGTAACTTCTGCCGAGATGCTGATGTTGCTGGTTGCTTAAATATTTGCAACATCTCCCTGAGTGTTTGTAAAACCTGGGATTGAAACTCACTCCACTGATCGCTATCTGTAGCAACAACGGGAGAATAGGTTGGTAAAACTGGAGAGGTTTTGGGGGTTACTTCTGCTGGAGTTGCAACATCTTGGCCAAAGAATATTCCTGTGAATGTAACCACACTATCTGCTGTGTTTGGCTTACTTACTGTATGGTCACCAATTTCAGCAGTGCCACCTTTTTGTACCAGTTGTTCCAAATGCTCATGTAGCCATTGAAAAACTGGCTCAGTTTCCGACATCAAAGTATTAGCAACTTCTTCTGATAAACCAAACGGCCCACTTAGCTGTTCTAATAGCGCTTTCAGGGTATCAGACACACCAAGAAATAACGACTCTAGTTTTTGGTCAACCTGAATTGGATTGTCTTTAAGAATTTTGAAACAATCTTCTAAACGATGGGAAGTGTGCTGAATGCTAGTTAAACCAAGCATTGCTGCTCCCCCTTTAATGGAGTGAGCCGCCCGGAAAACTTCGTTGATCATTTCCGGGTCGTTTAAGGTACTTTCAAGATTGAGCAACCCCTGTTCGATTGTATTCAGGTGGTCTCTCGCCTCTTCGATAAAGTAACCCAAAATCCTCTGTTGTTGTTCCGGCAGCATAGTTTTTTAGTCAATAGTCAATAGTCAATAGTCAACAGTCAACAGTCAACAGTCATTAGTCATTAGTCAATTAAGTAAACTTTGGACTTTGGACTTTGGACTAATGACTAATTACCTTGTTTCCATTGTTTCTACACGGAAACGTTCCACGGAAGAAATCAAATCGCGGGACACACCCACTAGGTTTTGCAGTGCGCCGGAAACTCTTTGTGCTTCTTGAGAAGTTTCTTGAGCTGTTAATTCCACCGATTGCATTACCTGAGCTACAGCACGGGATGTTTCCGTTTGTTCCACAGTATCGCTGGTGATTGAGCGCACCAAAATATCGATGCGATTCGCTACTTGAATAATATTTTCGAGCGATCGCTTGGCTTCTTCTGCCAATTTTGTGCCTTTAATTACCTGTTGTGTGCCTTCTTCCATCGCAGTCATAACTGAGCCTGTTTCGCTCTGGATTTGCATCACAATTTGCTCAATTTCTTTGAGGGATTTGGCTGATTTATCCGCTAATTGGCGAACTTCATCGGCTACGATCGCAAATCCGCGCCCGGCTTCTCCCGCCCGCGCCGCCTCAATACTGGCATTGAGTGCTAGTAAGTTAGTTCTGGAAGCAATTTGCGAAATCAAGGCGACAATCTTAGAAATTTCTTGGGAAGATTCTGCCAAGCGTTTTACCTTCCGGGTAGTTTCCGCGACAGTTTCCCGAATTTCCAAAATCCCCGCCACCGTATTTTCTACTGCTTCTCCACCCTTGAGAGCGATCGTACTAGCATCACGCGCCACTTTCTCGGCTTCTCGCGCTGCTTCCGCTACCCGTTGAATCGAGTCAGTCATCACCTGTACAGAATTTAAGGTGACTCCCAACTCTTCGGCTTGGCGCAAAGCATCACTTGATAAGGCTCTAGCAAAGGTTTCCGAATTGGTTGCACCTTTGGTTACTTCCTTAGCCGCGACTTTTACCTGCTGCACAATGTCCCGCAAGTTTTGAATTGTCAGGTTAAAGGCATCAGCGACGGCTCCAAGTACGTCGGCTGTCACTTCCGCTTGCACTGTCAAATCACCTCTAGCCGCCCCTTCCACATCATCCAGCAAGCGAATTACTTGACGTTGGAGGTTTTCTTTCGCTTCCTCTTGTTCATCGGCTTTGCGTTGGGCTTCATTGGTAGTGGTAAAAATTACCCGTGCCATTTCGTTGAAGCCGGCTGATAACTGTCCTAGTTCATCGTTGGAATATACTGTGGCTTGAACATTTAAGCTGCCTTGACGGACAGCATCAAATTGCGCTTGCAAATCCTTAGTGGTGCGGCGGACTTGTTTGATAGTGACACTCCCCATAAAGGCGGCTGCGGCAAAACCTGTCATCCCGGCTGCCAAAGACATCGCCCAACTTGTGTACCGCAATGATTCCCGTTGTTGGGGAGGAGCAATGTTAGTAGCGGTAAAGCTAACTGTTGCCACAACTAAGGCGGAGAACACACCCACAACCCCACCAACCAACCAAGGTTTTGTGTCTAGGGAAGCGTTTTCTAATGGTGCTAACCAACCTTGCTCGACATTGACATTAGCTTCTACCTTGGGGACATCTGCTTGGCTAAAGATTGGTACAGCTTCTTGGGAACCGGTGATGCTAAATAGCTCCTCATCGCGTTCTGTAGCATTATTTGCAGTTTCTGCAACTTTACCTCTTGGGATACTATTAATTTCCGTAGAACTGGAAAGCATCACATCACTAAAGCTGGAATCTGCTTCTGCCAGATCAAACCCAGGAATATTACCTAAATCATCAAATTCATCAAAATCGTCTAAAAATTCGATATTACTTTTAGAGTTTTCTTTATTGAAGATAATGCTTGTATCTTCGTCATTTGTTATACTTTCTGTTCCGAAAGCCGATTCAAATGCTTCAAAATCAAAACTCTCATCAGCATCAAAGTTATTCATCTCCTCTTTGAGCATATCTGGAGATGGTGATTTCATAGTAAAACCACTATTAACAGATGCTGGTGACTCTAATATCTCTTCTTGAGAAGCTATTTCCTGTAACCAATTATTTGATTCAGGATGAGCAATATCACCTAGACTATCATTAGGCAAATTCTCTAGGGGCATGAAGCCATTCATGACTTCTTCTTTACCCGGTGAGAAATTTTCCGGTTCTGGCTTGCTTTTATCTATCTCTAATTCGTCTGTGGTATCTTCTTGATTGTTTTCTATTAAGAATTCAGCTACAGAAGCTTGCCCAATAAAACTGTTTGTTGTGTCGAATTCGGCAAAAGGTGAATCAATATTGCTTTGGTGATAGCCGGCGACCGAATTTAGGTCATCGGTTGGCGGTTCTGTGCCACTATCCAATAAATTATCGGTCTGTGGTTCTTCTAGGCTCTCTTCCTGCCAGAACATCGGTAACTCTAATTCCGCTTGTTCTTGATTTGAGTCTGTCTTTTGCTCTTCTTCTCGCTCAAGGTTCAACGCAAAAGGATCATCACTAAAATCTGGTATAGACTCTATAGATTCTGGGTTTTCATTAAAAGAAATACTATCTGTAGGTGTTTCAAAAGGATTATCTAAAGATAAATCTTCTGTGTTTACTACTGATTCTTGTGTTTCTAAAGCATTTAAATCGAAGTTGTTGCTGTCAAAATCTCCAATTGAACCCAAATCTTCTAATTCTAATTCCTCTGATTCTTTAAAGGCAAATACACCCAGATCTATGGATTCATTGCTGTTAAGATTAGCAGACTGTTCAGCAATTGATTGTTGATAATGGCTAATATTTTCCAGACCACTTTGAGCAAATCCAATAAGTTCAAAGTCATCAGTTAACTGTATGACCTGTTCATATTCTGCTGTTGCCACATCGTACTGCTGCAAAACATAGTAAATGTGACCCCGCAACAAATGAAAATTAGGGTCATCTGGTACATTCTGCACAACCTGATCAACTAAACTGGCGGCAACTTCATATTTTTGTTCCGCGTAGGCTGTACAAGCCTGCTGATACTTTTCGAGGTATTCTTCTATACTTGCTGCCATTTGCTCCCCTCCCAATTTCATCCTGCCCACCTCGCACTCCGCAAAATTGCCATCTGGTCGAGTAGTCTTAGAGATTGGTTGTTTTTAGGCTCTAATAACCACTCTCCCCGCAAAAATGGAGCCATAGTATCCGGTATGCTTGTAGGTGGCATGAGATTTTGTACATCCAGCCAGTCCATACCGCCGATTTCATCCACAGCTAAACCCACAGTTGTGTCTTGCTCCTGAACTGCAATCACCGGAATTTCTGCTCGGTCTGTGTTTAACGGAGTTGCTTCCCCTAGAAATTGACCCAAATCTGCCACCCAAATTACTCGACCTCGTAAATTTAGAGTACCCAAAAGTAAAGGAGAAGCATTAGGAATCGGGGTAATTCTATCAGGACTTAGTTCCATCACCTCTCGGATACCAGTTGCGGGTAGTGCAAACTCCTGATGCGAGGGAATATAAAACCGTAGATGTAACTCACCTTCAGGACTTTCTACTTGTAATTCTGGGCGGAAATGATCTTGACCACCGCCATTTAAAAAGTCCGGTTTGCTGACCATATTGTTTTCATCCTTATCCTCGCAGTAGTTGTTTGACTGTTCCCACCAATTCGGTTGGTTGAAACGGTTTTGCTATGTAAGCATCCGCACCTTGTTTCATACCCCAGTAGCGGTCAAATTCTTCTCCTTTAGAAGAACACATCACTACCGGGACATTTTGGGTTTTTGGATCTGACTTTAATCGACGGCAAACTTCGTAGCCATTCATTTTGGGCATGACAATATCTAGGACTACGAGATCGGGAGGTTCTTCTTTGATTGCCTCTAATGCTTCTAATCCGTCAGTTGCATGGGTAACTGTTAAGCCACTAGCTTTCAGGAGGTCTGTAATCATCTCCCTCTGTGCAAGACTGTCTTCCACAATCAGAACTGTACTCATAAATGGCTATCTACCTCCTGATGTAGACGTTCCTGTTTGGAACATTCCCTGATCTCCCCACAATAATTACTGTATAAATTAATTCTATTGTTTGGTTAATTGTCTTGATAATACTTTGT comes from the Nostoc sp. PCC 7120 = FACHB-418 genome and includes:
- a CDS encoding response regulator transcription factor, encoding MSTVLIVEDSLAQREMITDLLKASGLTVTHATDGLEALEAIKEEPPDLVVLDIVMPKMNGYEVCRRLKSDPKTQNVPVVMCSSKGEEFDRYWGMKQGADAYIAKPFQPTELVGTVKQLLRG